One segment of Nostoc flagelliforme CCNUN1 DNA contains the following:
- a CDS encoding HARBI1 family protein → MLFNISKTKANDAFNYWVDILRDVLPASQIEEVSTDSQKYQELQRMLSEYELIVDSTEQPTARPVDYQEQKRYYSGKKKMHTLKNQFIVLPGGEDIVDVCVGMLGKTSDINLFRETRHKFTDTQQFLGDKAYIGDDAITTPHKKRKNTEISELQKQENKELSSRRIAVEHMICRVKIFRVASDRFRLARHRYNQVILAVCGLVRLRINRLFSVTLST, encoded by the coding sequence TTGCTGTTTAACATTTCCAAAACTAAAGCCAATGATGCCTTCAATTATTGGGTAGATATTTTGCGAGATGTTTTACCAGCATCTCAAATAGAAGAAGTATCAACAGATAGTCAAAAATATCAAGAATTACAGCGAATGCTGTCTGAATACGAATTAATTGTCGATAGCACTGAACAACCTACAGCAAGACCTGTAGACTATCAAGAGCAAAAACGATACTACTCTGGCAAGAAAAAAATGCACACTCTGAAAAATCAATTTATTGTTCTACCTGGAGGGGAAGATATTGTCGATGTCTGTGTCGGAATGTTAGGGAAAACAAGCGATATTAATTTATTTCGAGAAACCCGCCATAAATTTACTGACACGCAACAGTTTCTCGGCGATAAAGCTTATATAGGAGATGATGCCATTACCACCCCTCATAAGAAACGAAAAAATACAGAAATCTCGGAATTACAAAAACAAGAGAATAAAGAACTCTCGTCACGCCGAATCGCTGTTGAACACATGATATGTCGGGTAAAAATATTTCGAGTAGCCAGTGATAGATTCCGTCTAGCTCGACATCGATATAATCAGGTAATTCTGGCTGTTTGTGGGCTGGTAAGGTTAAGAATTAATCGGTTATTTTCTGTTACTCTTAGTACTTAA
- a CDS encoding ABC exporter membrane fusion protein: protein MSLKVFLKHTNKWFIGLVVAATAVSSLIAFYSISQFETVNKTSSSRTVATKLEVKKVTALGRLEPEAEVINLSAPLALDGDRLVQLLVKESDKVKTGQVIAILDSRDKLQKALLQVQEQVKMAEAKLAQVKAGAKAGEISAQKAAIERLQAQLQGDRIAQQQTIARLEAQWQGDRSAQEATIRRLLAELNNAQAEYQRHLQLYKEGAISGSSFDSKRLSLETAKQQISEAKAVLNRINTTASKQISEAKAVLNRINTTASKEINQAKAILNSIAEVRPVNIRAAQAEVDNAVAALKRAQTDLQQAYIKSPIAGQILKVHTRVGEKISNSGIVDLAQTDQMMAVAEVYQTDVGKVKVGQKATVTSPAIEGKLQGTVFQIGLQVNRQNVFSNQPGENLDRRVVEVKIRLNPKDNKQVASFTNLQVQTAIEL, encoded by the coding sequence ATGAGTCTTAAGGTGTTCTTAAAGCATACAAATAAATGGTTTATAGGATTAGTAGTTGCTGCTACCGCCGTCTCAAGTTTAATTGCTTTTTATAGTATTTCCCAGTTTGAGACAGTCAATAAAACTTCTTCATCTAGGACTGTAGCAACCAAATTAGAGGTAAAAAAAGTGACAGCGTTGGGACGACTTGAGCCAGAAGCAGAAGTCATTAACCTATCTGCTCCTCTGGCTTTAGATGGCGATCGCCTTGTACAATTGCTAGTTAAAGAGAGCGATAAGGTAAAAACAGGACAGGTCATAGCAATTTTGGACTCGCGCGATAAACTCCAAAAAGCGCTCCTACAGGTACAAGAACAAGTGAAGATGGCTGAAGCGAAACTCGCGCAGGTCAAAGCTGGTGCCAAAGCTGGGGAAATATCAGCGCAGAAAGCAGCCATTGAACGCTTGCAGGCGCAGTTGCAAGGTGATAGAATTGCTCAACAGCAAACAATAGCCCGACTGGAGGCGCAGTGGCAAGGCGACAGAAGTGCTCAAGAGGCAACAATTAGAAGACTCTTGGCAGAGCTTAACAACGCCCAAGCAGAGTACCAGCGTCATCTGCAGTTATACAAAGAAGGTGCAATCTCTGGGTCTTCATTTGACAGTAAACGCTTAAGTTTAGAAACTGCGAAACAGCAAATTAGCGAAGCCAAAGCTGTTCTCAACCGCATTAACACCACTGCTAGCAAGCAGATTAGCGAAGCCAAAGCTGTTCTTAACCGCATTAACACTACTGCTAGTAAAGAAATCAACCAAGCTAAAGCCATACTCAACAGTATTGCGGAAGTTCGTCCTGTAAATATCAGGGCAGCGCAAGCAGAGGTAGATAATGCCGTAGCCGCACTCAAACGCGCACAAACTGACTTGCAACAAGCTTACATCAAGTCACCAATAGCAGGACAAATTCTTAAGGTTCATACGCGAGTTGGAGAGAAGATTAGTAATTCCGGCATAGTCGATTTAGCACAAACCGACCAAATGATGGCAGTAGCAGAAGTTTATCAAACAGACGTTGGTAAGGTAAAAGTTGGGCAAAAGGCGACAGTTACAAGTCCGGCGATTGAGGGAAAACTGCAGGGAACGGTTTTCCAAATTGGCTTACAGGTTAACCGACAAAACGTTTTCAGCAATCAACCAGGGGAAAATCTTGATCGCAGGGTAGTTGAGGTAAAAATCCGCCTAAATCCCAAAGACAACAAGCAAGTTGCTTCTTTTACCAACCTGCAGGTGCAGACAGCAATTGAACTGTGA
- the devC gene encoding ABC transporter permease DevC — MFGKLFKKVPLAWRQLMKQKTRLLVAVAGIGFADMLMFVQLGFQNALYDSATQSHSLLKADLVLVNSRFQSLSTVQSFSREHLYQALAYEGVESVSSIYFDRAQWKNPDTGLSRDIVIWGVEPGFASFNLPEVRQKVDQLKLLNTVLFDRASREVYGAVSEELQKHGTFQVEVNNQVIQVVGLFTMGASFVADGNIITSDSTFLKLFPQRQSNQITVGLIHLKPGANLHLVQQQLATRLSENVKVFTPESFAAAEKQDIESQGTIGFIFGLGTIVGFMVGTVIVYQILYTDVVNHLPEYATLKAMGYSDRYLLGVLFQESLLLAVFGYIPGFLIAIALYQITYLATLLPLAMTLSRAVFVLIITIVMCSMSGAIAMQKLQSADPADIF; from the coding sequence ATGTTTGGCAAACTCTTTAAAAAGGTTCCACTGGCATGGCGGCAGTTAATGAAACAGAAAACTCGTCTGTTAGTTGCAGTCGCAGGTATTGGCTTTGCTGATATGTTAATGTTTGTGCAGCTAGGGTTTCAAAATGCCCTTTATGATAGCGCCACACAGTCCCATAGCTTACTGAAGGCAGATTTGGTCTTGGTTAATTCCAGATTTCAATCTTTGAGCACAGTACAAAGCTTTTCCAGAGAACACCTCTACCAAGCGTTGGCTTATGAAGGCGTTGAGTCAGTTAGCTCCATTTACTTTGACAGGGCACAATGGAAAAACCCTGATACTGGCTTGAGTCGTGACATTGTGATTTGGGGAGTCGAACCGGGATTTGCCAGTTTTAATCTGCCCGAAGTTAGACAAAAAGTAGATCAACTCAAACTCCTGAACACGGTGTTATTTGACCGCGCCTCTCGTGAAGTATATGGGGCGGTCAGCGAAGAGTTACAAAAACACGGAACTTTCCAAGTCGAAGTAAACAATCAAGTGATTCAAGTTGTTGGTTTGTTTACCATGGGTGCATCATTTGTTGCTGATGGTAATATCATCACGAGTGATTCGACATTTCTCAAGTTGTTTCCACAACGCCAATCAAATCAAATAACTGTGGGATTAATTCACCTCAAACCAGGAGCAAATCTCCATCTGGTTCAACAACAGCTTGCCACTAGACTATCTGAGAATGTAAAAGTATTTACTCCTGAAAGTTTTGCTGCTGCCGAAAAACAAGATATAGAAAGTCAAGGGACAATTGGTTTTATCTTTGGCTTAGGCACAATTGTTGGCTTCATGGTGGGTACCGTAATTGTTTACCAAATTCTCTACACTGACGTTGTTAATCACCTACCGGAATATGCCACGTTAAAGGCTATGGGCTATAGCGATCGCTACCTCCTTGGTGTTCTATTTCAAGAATCATTGCTATTAGCGGTATTTGGTTACATCCCTGGATTTCTAATTGCGATCGCACTTTATCAAATTACGTATCTTGCCACCCTGTTACCACTTGCGATGACATTGAGTCGCGCTGTATTTGTGCTGATTATAACTATTGTGATGTGCAGTATGTCGGGTGCAATTGCCATGCAAAAACTACAATCTGCGGACCCTGCTGATATTTTCTAG
- a CDS encoding GAP family protein — translation MLVLSLIGIAAVDSLNPTAIAFLIYFLSTPKPVIRSVTFVFGVFAAYLTGGLLFIFGISQLITNFVNNFIVSAGWFIYVIQFIIGVVLIVIGLKINQFSNNQPTKKRPKVLKPFNTFLLGLAATFSEIPTALPYIAAIEQIVKANLNFSEIIVLLIIYNFIFVFPAIILIVIYIMFPDKSADIITKINQQITKWVPKLTQVFLIAFGLWLVVDCIFYSLKHLLQ, via the coding sequence ATGCTTGTACTTTCCCTTATTGGAATCGCTGCTGTTGATAGTCTTAATCCAACCGCAATTGCATTTTTGATTTATTTTTTAAGTACACCAAAGCCCGTGATTCGTTCCGTCACTTTTGTCTTTGGAGTTTTTGCTGCATACTTAACTGGTGGGTTGTTATTTATTTTTGGTATTTCCCAACTAATCACGAACTTTGTTAATAACTTTATCGTCAGTGCTGGCTGGTTTATCTACGTTATTCAGTTTATCATCGGCGTTGTGCTGATTGTCATTGGCTTGAAGATAAACCAATTCTCTAACAATCAGCCAACAAAAAAGCGTCCCAAAGTACTAAAGCCATTTAATACTTTTCTGCTGGGACTTGCTGCTACATTCTCGGAGATACCAACAGCGCTACCTTATATTGCAGCTATTGAACAGATAGTTAAAGCCAACCTCAATTTCTCTGAAATCATCGTTTTACTAATTATTTACAATTTTATTTTTGTTTTCCCAGCCATTATTTTAATAGTAATTTATATTATGTTTCCAGACAAAAGTGCTGACATAATAACCAAAATTAATCAGCAAATTACAAAATGGGTTCCTAAGCTTACCCAAGTTTTTCTGATAGCATTTGGTCTTTGGCTCGTAGTTGATTGCATTTTTTATTCACTCAAACACTTGCTGCAATAA
- a CDS encoding ATP-binding cassette domain-containing protein, whose translation MQTLNFSKYNQSLTPEPVISARNLNHYFGDGALRKQALFDINLEINPGDIVIMTGPSGSGKTTRLTLMGGLRSAQEGSLKILGQEISNASKQQLTQLRRQIGYIFQPTAALDKKSGRDVVELMQKLAKEQGCTILLVTHDNRILDIADRIIYMEDGQLITVSNV comes from the coding sequence ATGCAAACCCTCAACTTCTCTAAATATAACCAATCCCTGACGCCAGAACCCGTTATTTCTGCCCGCAACCTCAACCATTACTTTGGTGACGGTGCGCTTCGCAAACAAGCATTATTCGACATTAATTTGGAGATTAACCCCGGCGACATTGTGATTATGACTGGTCCAAGTGGTTCAGGAAAAACCACCCGATTGACGCTTATGGGTGGACTACGCTCTGCCCAAGAAGGTAGTCTCAAAATCTTAGGACAGGAAATAAGCAACGCAAGCAAGCAGCAATTGACACAGCTTCGCCGCCAGATTGGCTATATTTTCCAACCCACTGCTGCACTCGACAAAAAATCTGGGCGCGATGTCGTGGAATTGATGCAAAAGCTAGCGAAAGAACAAGGCTGTACAATTTTGCTCGTTACCCATGACAACCGCATCCTCGATATTGCTGATCGCATCATTTACATGGAAGATGGTCAACTTATCACAGTATCAAATGTCTAA
- the ispF gene encoding 2-C-methyl-D-erythritol 2,4-cyclodiphosphate synthase has product MNIRIGNGYDIHRLVAGRPLILGGVEISHELGLLGHSDADVLTHAIMDAMLGALSLGDIGHYFPPTDPQWAGADSLVLLSKVLTLVRERGWQISNIDSVVVAERPKLTPHIQAIRARIASVLSLSPSQVGIKATTNEKLGPVGREEGIAAHAVVLLTASNFRELISQQTV; this is encoded by the coding sequence ATGAACATCAGGATTGGCAACGGTTACGATATCCACCGCTTAGTTGCAGGTCGCCCCTTGATTCTAGGAGGGGTGGAGATTTCCCATGAATTGGGGTTGCTTGGTCACAGTGATGCTGATGTTCTGACTCACGCGATTATGGATGCGATGCTGGGAGCCCTGAGCCTGGGAGATATTGGTCATTACTTTCCGCCCACTGACCCCCAATGGGCAGGTGCTGACAGCCTGGTTTTGCTGTCTAAGGTGTTGACTCTGGTACGGGAGCGGGGGTGGCAAATCAGCAATATTGACTCTGTAGTGGTGGCAGAACGACCAAAACTCACACCCCATATCCAAGCTATACGTGCCCGAATCGCAAGTGTTCTGTCCCTTTCACCATCGCAGGTGGGCATTAAAGCAACCACCAATGAAAAGCTAGGTCCGGTTGGACGAGAAGAGGGGATTGCTGCCCACGCCGTAGTATTGCTGACGGCTTCCAATTTCCGGGAACTTATTTCCCAACAAACAGTTTAA
- the ispD gene encoding 2-C-methyl-D-erythritol 4-phosphate cytidylyltransferase, translating into MYLLIPAAGMGRRMRSSRNKLLLTLLDKPLIAWILKAAEASGRIHWIGVICQPEDWVDFQEIVTNLSLTKPVHFILGGATRQDSVYNGLQSLPAMAEHVLIHDGARCLATPNLFDRCAEAILHCQGLIAAVPVKDTIKVVNHQTHLITHTPDRRQLWAAQTPQGFEVKLLQQCHASGRRQGWEVTDDAALFEQCQLPVQIVEGEETNLKVTTPVDLAVAELILRQRLGERLRHS; encoded by the coding sequence ATGTACTTACTAATTCCAGCCGCAGGAATGGGTCGTCGGATGAGGAGTAGTCGAAATAAATTACTGCTCACCTTGTTAGATAAACCCTTAATCGCTTGGATACTCAAGGCTGCTGAAGCTTCTGGGCGCATTCACTGGATAGGCGTGATTTGTCAGCCAGAGGACTGGGTAGATTTCCAAGAAATTGTGACGAACTTGTCGCTGACCAAGCCAGTGCATTTTATTCTAGGGGGAGCAACCCGCCAGGATTCGGTCTATAATGGGTTGCAGTCCCTACCCGCAATGGCAGAACACGTGTTGATTCACGATGGAGCCAGGTGTTTGGCAACACCAAACTTGTTTGACCGATGTGCCGAGGCAATTCTCCACTGTCAGGGTCTGATTGCCGCTGTTCCTGTCAAAGACACCATCAAAGTTGTAAACCACCAGACACATCTGATTACTCATACACCAGACCGACGTCAGCTTTGGGCGGCTCAAACCCCTCAAGGATTTGAAGTGAAGCTATTGCAACAGTGTCACGCCTCAGGCCGTCGCCAAGGTTGGGAGGTGACAGACGATGCTGCTTTGTTTGAACAATGCCAGTTACCTGTGCAGATTGTGGAGGGGGAGGAGACGAATCTGAAGGTGACGACACCTGTTGATTTGGCGGTCGCCGAATTGATCCTTCGGCAAAGATTGGGAGAGCGGTTGAGGCACTCTTGA
- a CDS encoding serine/threonine protein kinase, with protein sequence MSYCINPFCKERHNPDEQEICLACGNPLLINGRIRLVRPLTFIHSKFNYTDVFEVEDIGIHSPESQTRILKVLYWNDDTKYAELFHREALILQSLKHPGIPKSHREDYFTFTLNDDLLKLPCIVMQKFEGENLKQWIESHGKITEKLAYKWLFQLIEILDLVHRSGFFHRDIKPENIICQPNGELALVDFGGAREITKTYLAKLVLVEELARVLVWVMK encoded by the coding sequence GTGAGTTACTGTATAAACCCTTTTTGTAAGGAACGCCACAATCCTGACGAGCAAGAAATTTGTTTAGCTTGTGGTAATCCCTTGCTAATCAACGGGCGTATTCGTTTAGTGCGTCCGTTAACCTTTATACATAGTAAATTCAATTATACGGATGTATTTGAGGTAGAAGATATTGGAATACATTCGCCAGAATCTCAAACAAGAATACTGAAAGTATTGTATTGGAATGATGATACTAAATACGCAGAGTTATTTCATAGGGAAGCCCTAATATTACAAAGCCTTAAGCATCCTGGAATTCCTAAGTCTCATAGAGAAGATTATTTTACTTTTACATTAAATGATGATCTCCTCAAGCTGCCTTGTATAGTAATGCAAAAGTTTGAAGGAGAAAATTTAAAGCAGTGGATAGAATCTCATGGAAAAATTACGGAAAAGTTAGCATACAAGTGGTTGTTTCAGTTAATTGAGATTCTTGACCTAGTTCATCGTTCTGGTTTTTTCCATAGAGATATAAAACCAGAAAATATTATTTGTCAACCGAATGGAGAACTAGCACTTGTTGATTTTGGAGGTGCGAGAGAAATTACAAAAACATATTTGGCAAAGTTAGTACTAGTGGAGGAACTAGCACGGGTACTAGTCTGGGTTATGAAGTAA
- a CDS encoding tetratricopeptide repeat protein: MAPFPGQRPQSTQVIIQRLERLPLQTKIERLVKSKLFKISLGILGIFGLVGIIYSSLPLVANYYLNEGKKAYQENKFEEAKNDFKKAVQLNSKLNTVVADYLLTQGKKAYTENQLAQADKNFQGAVSFNHELTYSISSFYFEQGFRHQNEPKIARNNYELAIKYNPKDDTAYNNLAIACQQLYDYNCVNKTYEIIFKLKPNKWESHYGLGDFYDGQGEYDLAEKQYEIAIRSTDQAMFAVAALARLKNKKGDHRAAATLALKGLQKTNNRELQASLYKDLGWARLMENKLTEAEKYLEKATKLDSERTDAYCLLSQVEESLGQFNYARAYIDACILTKSSLPEVFRWRQELLDRILDK, translated from the coding sequence ATGGCTCCTTTTCCAGGGCAACGGCCACAAAGTACTCAAGTAATAATTCAGAGATTAGAACGATTACCACTTCAAACAAAAATTGAGCGATTAGTTAAATCAAAATTATTTAAAATTAGTTTAGGGATATTGGGAATTTTCGGTCTAGTTGGTATAATCTATAGCTCTCTCCCTTTGGTAGCAAATTATTATTTGAATGAAGGAAAGAAGGCTTATCAAGAAAATAAATTTGAGGAAGCTAAAAATGATTTTAAAAAAGCTGTTCAATTAAATTCTAAATTAAATACTGTAGTAGCAGATTATCTTTTAACCCAAGGGAAAAAAGCTTATACAGAAAATCAGTTAGCCCAAGCTGATAAAAACTTTCAAGGAGCAGTCAGTTTTAATCATGAGTTAACTTATTCAATCTCCAGTTTCTATTTTGAGCAAGGTTTTCGTCATCAAAATGAACCAAAAATTGCTAGAAATAATTACGAACTAGCTATAAAATATAATCCTAAAGACGATACTGCTTATAATAATTTAGCAATTGCGTGTCAGCAGTTATATGACTATAATTGTGTTAACAAAACTTACGAAATAATTTTTAAATTAAAACCTAATAAATGGGAATCACATTACGGACTAGGTGATTTTTATGATGGACAGGGAGAATATGATTTAGCAGAAAAGCAATATGAAATTGCTATTAGAAGTACCGATCAAGCTATGTTTGCTGTTGCGGCTTTAGCAAGATTGAAAAATAAAAAGGGTGATCATAGAGCAGCAGCTACTTTAGCTTTAAAAGGTTTGCAGAAAACTAACAATCGGGAATTACAAGCATCGTTGTATAAAGATTTAGGATGGGCAAGGTTAATGGAAAATAAGTTAACTGAAGCCGAAAAATATCTAGAAAAAGCGACAAAGTTAGATAGCGAAAGAACAGATGCATATTGTTTGCTATCTCAAGTAGAAGAATCATTAGGTCAATTTAATTACGCCAGAGCTTATATAGATGCTTGTATCTTGACTAAATCTAGTCTACCAGAAGTGTTTCGCTGGAGACAAGAGCTGCTAGACCGCATACTTGACAAATGA
- a CDS encoding IS1 family transposase yields MHCPKCNSKNVVKNGCTHYGKQRLKCQNCGRQFVENPTRQPINHSTRELIDKLLLERVSLAAMPSATPRANARVTGVSLRWLQYYVNQKYYQVSKSVEVTKKKPGRLVIQIDEMWSYVGSKANKQWIWLAIDSETREIVGVYVGDRSAQAAKQLWRSLPPVYRQCAVCYTDFWEAYKQVLPSKRHCAVGKDSGQTSYIERLNNTLRQRVSRLVRKTLSFSKSLDNHIGSVWYFVHHYNASLRS; encoded by the coding sequence ATGCATTGCCCTAAATGCAACTCGAAAAACGTTGTTAAAAACGGATGTACTCACTACGGAAAACAACGTTTAAAATGCCAAAATTGTGGACGACAGTTTGTTGAAAACCCAACCAGACAACCAATCAACCACTCAACACGTGAGTTAATAGATAAACTCTTACTTGAACGGGTATCATTGGCCGCGATGCCTTCGGCAACGCCAAGGGCGAACGCTCGCGTTACTGGTGTCTCACTGCGTTGGTTACAATACTATGTAAATCAGAAATATTACCAAGTTAGCAAATCTGTTGAAGTTACTAAAAAAAAACCAGGTCGGTTGGTTATCCAGATTGATGAGATGTGGTCTTATGTGGGGTCAAAAGCGAATAAGCAGTGGATATGGCTTGCCATCGACTCTGAAACACGAGAAATTGTCGGAGTATATGTTGGAGATCGTTCCGCTCAAGCGGCAAAACAATTATGGCGATCGCTTCCGCCAGTGTATCGTCAATGTGCAGTTTGTTACACAGATTTTTGGGAGGCTTACAAACAAGTATTACCTAGTAAACGGCATTGTGCAGTTGGTAAGGATAGTGGTCAGACAAGCTATATTGAACGATTAAATAACACCTTACGCCAACGAGTTTCACGCTTAGTACGTAAAACATTGTCATTCTCAAAATCACTTGACAATCATATCGGGTCAGTCTGGTATTTTGTTCATCACTATAACGCTAGTTTACGAAGTTAA
- a CDS encoding DNA cytosine methyltransferase: MIGERDPNDPFCWRWGFNWKEKHNGVWKGKSIGSIPPGAVHMIRTLQQDGATREDIIAFIKRAKTKKPSPKSDVCKNFDNTKIKPVLPNDALIAIVLFAGGGGIEAGMVQAGIRPVIAVEFDPTKPDLSRAIAKTHHHNFSEYGCRIIQLTVQEVAQSGFIGFPYRPDYLHASPVCANFSQAHTAKAGKGIETADDLTAAIAVAKAIRQLQPRVFTLENVPRYQNSQSFAIILDALEQEGVVVHSNDKLNKCRLIH; the protein is encoded by the coding sequence GTGATTGGTGAACGTGATCCAAATGACCCCTTTTGTTGGCGATGGGGATTTAATTGGAAGGAAAAACACAACGGCGTTTGGAAGGGCAAAAGTATCGGCTCAATTCCCCCTGGCGCTGTCCACATGATTCGGACACTGCAACAAGACGGGGCAACTAGGGAAGATATCATCGCCTTTATCAAGAGAGCGAAAACTAAAAAGCCATCACCAAAATCAGATGTCTGCAAAAATTTTGATAACACAAAAATAAAACCAGTCCTGCCAAATGATGCCCTGATCGCCATAGTACTTTTCGCTGGTGGCGGCGGGATTGAAGCTGGGATGGTACAGGCTGGTATTCGCCCAGTCATTGCAGTGGAGTTTGACCCCACCAAACCAGACTTGAGCAGGGCGATCGCCAAAACTCATCACCACAACTTCAGCGAGTATGGCTGTAGAATAATCCAACTAACAGTGCAAGAAGTAGCACAGTCAGGATTCATAGGTTTTCCCTACCGCCCCGATTACCTTCACGCCTCCCCGGTGTGCGCCAACTTCAGCCAAGCCCATACAGCTAAAGCAGGTAAAGGTATTGAAACGGCTGATGATCTGACGGCTGCGATCGCAGTAGCAAAAGCCATCCGACAGTTACAGCCACGGGTGTTTACTCTCGAAAATGTTCCGCGCTATCAGAACAGTCAGAGTTTTGCCATCATTCTGGATGCTTTGGAACAAGAGGGGGTAGTAGTGCATAGTAATGATAAACTAAATAAGTGTCGTTTAATACATTAA
- a CDS encoding ASCH domain-containing protein produces the protein MPPQESNGLQSKIYPHPAIAEERRIHSITGVLKPMKALSVRQPWAWAIIYALKNVENRGWPIHYRGDILIHAAKTCTKKEYQAAREFCQGMGVVIPELISLRRGQVIGIVTIVDCKFSQVASGWGMPGQYHWKLENPREITPIPYIGQLGIFEVPDDLVMEVVA, from the coding sequence TTGCCGCCACAAGAAAGCAACGGACTCCAATCAAAGATATATCCACATCCAGCGATCGCGGAAGAAAGACGCATACATTCAATTACTGGAGTTTTAAAACCCATGAAAGCGCTATCTGTTCGTCAACCTTGGGCATGGGCAATTATTTATGCTCTTAAGAATGTTGAAAACCGTGGCTGGCCCATTCATTATCGCGGCGACATTCTGATTCACGCCGCCAAAACCTGTACCAAAAAAGAGTACCAGGCAGCGAGAGAATTTTGCCAAGGGATGGGGGTAGTAATCCCAGAACTGATATCTTTACGTCGCGGTCAAGTTATTGGCATTGTCACAATAGTAGATTGCAAGTTTTCACAAGTTGCGTCTGGTTGGGGAATGCCTGGGCAGTACCACTGGAAGCTGGAGAACCCGCGAGAAATCACACCGATTCCTTACATTGGGCAACTGGGGATTTTTGAAGTGCCAGACGATTTGGTTATGGAGGTGGTTGCATGA
- a CDS encoding DUF4351 domain-containing protein, which translates to MSYDNTAKYLAELYPDEFAKWLLTSEPQEVTVLKTELSLEPIRADFVTFLQTTNRILQIEFQTLATSNPPIPLRILDYYVRLTRQYRKPVTQVVIFLQQTSDELAFTEEYTGEQTTHRYRVIRLWEQDSALFLNNPALLPLAPLTRTDSPAALLSQVAQNVAKISNRNERQNIAGCTEIFAGLRFEKDLIHQFLREDIMQESVIYQDILQKGEQREAFRFLNRLLSRRFGEIEPSIIERVRVLPVDQLEALGEAFLDFVSADELLNWLDQQPNNY; encoded by the coding sequence TTGAGTTACGATAACACAGCCAAGTATTTAGCTGAATTATATCCTGATGAGTTTGCTAAATGGTTACTAACCTCGGAGCCACAAGAAGTTACAGTATTAAAAACTGAACTGTCTCTTGAACCAATTCGTGCTGATTTTGTAACATTCCTCCAGACAACTAATCGGATTTTACAGATTGAGTTCCAGACTCTAGCTACATCTAATCCACCAATACCTTTACGGATATTAGATTATTATGTGAGGTTGACACGACAGTATCGTAAACCAGTTACACAGGTAGTAATTTTCTTGCAGCAGACTAGCGATGAACTTGCGTTCACTGAAGAATATACTGGTGAACAAACAACTCATCGCTATCGGGTAATTCGTTTGTGGGAACAGGATTCAGCACTCTTTCTCAATAATCCGGCGCTGCTACCCCTTGCACCACTAACTCGAACTGATTCACCTGCCGCTTTATTATCCCAGGTTGCTCAAAATGTCGCTAAAATTTCAAATAGAAATGAAAGACAAAATATTGCCGGATGCACGGAGATTTTTGCAGGTTTAAGATTTGAAAAAGACTTGATTCATCAATTTTTACGGGAGGATATTATGCAGGAATCAGTTATCTATCAAGATATTTTACAAAAAGGGGAACAACGTGAAGCTTTCCGCTTTTTGAATCGGTTATTAAGTCGGCGTTTTGGTGAAATTGAACCATCAATTATTGAACGAGTTAGAGTATTGCCTGTTGACCAATTGGAAGCGTTAGGTGAAGCTTTCTTAGATTTTGTATCTGCTGATGAATTGCTTAATTGGTTAGACCAGCAACCAAATAACTACTAA